One Calorimonas adulescens DNA segment encodes these proteins:
- a CDS encoding pyridoxal phosphate-dependent aminotransferase yields the protein MEQERYLSDRVKSIQTSEIRHFFNMAGEVKGAISLSLGQPDFVTPKHIIDAAVKALNEGHTFYTHNMGLLELRKEISHFLSRRHSITYNPDTEIIVTIGVSQAIDTALRALVSEGDEVIIPQPSFVTYKPCVIMAGAVPKFVPTFEEDNFILRPDILESNITERTKVLILNYPNNPTGAIMTRDELAAIAEVVKRRDLIVISDEIYSELTYGVDYTSFASLPDMWDRTITVNGFSKTYAMTGWRLGYIAAPEGFIKEMVKVHQYTVTCAPSMGQYAAIEALKNGDNDIKNMVEEYDKRRKFLLDEVRNMGLHCFEPRGAFYIFPSIKNTSLTSDEFATRLLYEGKVAVVPGTAFGKNGEGFIRLSYASSMDDLKEAAKRMRDFLKKL from the coding sequence ATGGAACAGGAAAGGTACTTATCAGACAGGGTAAAATCAATTCAAACCTCTGAAATACGTCATTTTTTCAACATGGCGGGAGAGGTGAAAGGGGCCATATCTCTGAGTCTTGGCCAGCCAGACTTTGTAACGCCAAAACATATAATAGACGCTGCAGTTAAGGCTCTAAATGAAGGACATACATTTTATACCCACAACATGGGACTTTTAGAACTGAGGAAGGAGATTTCCCATTTTCTTTCCAGAAGACACAGCATAACCTATAACCCAGATACAGAGATCATAGTGACCATAGGTGTAAGCCAGGCCATTGATACGGCTCTGCGCGCACTGGTATCAGAGGGGGATGAGGTCATAATACCACAGCCATCCTTTGTTACATATAAGCCGTGTGTCATTATGGCCGGGGCGGTGCCGAAGTTTGTGCCTACCTTTGAAGAGGATAACTTTATATTGAGGCCGGATATACTGGAGAGCAATATAACGGAGAGGACAAAGGTCCTGATACTTAATTATCCCAATAATCCGACCGGCGCCATAATGACAAGAGACGAACTGGCTGCCATAGCAGAGGTGGTAAAGAGGCGTGACCTTATTGTCATATCCGATGAGATATATAGTGAGCTCACTTATGGTGTGGACTATACGTCCTTTGCCAGCCTGCCGGATATGTGGGATAGAACAATAACTGTAAACGGTTTTTCCAAAACCTATGCCATGACTGGTTGGAGGCTTGGGTATATTGCTGCGCCGGAGGGCTTTATAAAAGAAATGGTAAAAGTACATCAATATACAGTTACATGTGCCCCTTCAATGGGACAGTATGCTGCTATAGAGGCATTAAAGAATGGCGATAATGACATAAAAAATATGGTAGAGGAATATGACAAGAGGAGAAAATTTTTACTTGATGAGGTAAGGAACATGGGACTTCATTGTTTTGAACCACGGGGGGCGTTCTATATATTCCCATCCATAAAGAATACAAGCCTTACCTCTGACGAGTTTGCTACCAGGCTCCTATACGAGGGGAAGGTAGCGGTTGTACCTGGCACTGCCTTCGGGAAAAACGGTGAAGGGTTTATACGTTTATCCTATGCCAGTTCCATGGACGATCTCAAAGAAGCTGCAAAGAGAATGAGGGATTTCTTGAAAAAGTTATAA
- a CDS encoding histidine phosphatase family protein gives MRSIYLLRHPEIKGKGRYIGRTNAELSENGLKQAERIKAYFKDIKLDMVISSPLKRCRGVAEQIALQKDTRLIIEECLAEIDFGLWEALSYNEIEKEYREEWEEYMARPLLFTFPQGDNVVNYINKSAACFERYAGEFTGNILFVSHAGFIKSVISKIWYDDVRQFFNIDCSYASFYQLNGKNAPVYKPYPFY, from the coding sequence GTGAGAAGCATCTATCTCTTAAGGCACCCTGAAATAAAGGGAAAGGGAAGATACATAGGCAGGACAAATGCCGAACTTTCTGAGAACGGTCTGAAACAGGCGGAAAGAATAAAAGCATATTTCAAGGATATAAAGCTCGATATGGTGATATCCAGTCCACTTAAAAGGTGCAGGGGCGTTGCTGAACAGATAGCTTTGCAGAAGGATACACGACTTATTATAGAGGAATGTCTTGCTGAAATTGACTTTGGACTCTGGGAGGCACTGAGTTACAACGAAATTGAGAAGGAATATCGGGAGGAGTGGGAGGAATATATGGCCAGGCCTCTTTTGTTTACCTTTCCTCAAGGGGATAATGTAGTAAATTACATAAATAAATCTGCTGCATGTTTTGAACGATATGCTGGTGAATTTACCGGCAATATCCTCTTTGTATCCCATGCCGGGTTTATAAAGTCTGTGATATCAAAAATCTGGTATGATGATGTGCGCCAGTTTTTTAACATTGACTGCAGCTATGCCTCATTTTATCAATTAAATGGAAAGAATGCACCGGTTTATAAACCGTATCCATTTTATTAA
- the cobS gene encoding adenosylcobinamide-GDP ribazoletransferase produces MKHLLMAIMFLIRTPVYIDLKPEDDDFSRCTAFFPLVGIIPGGVVAGIIYLTEPLGREIAALLALTMYVYLTLGFHLDGMADCFDGLASGKKEEALMNVMKDSRIGTFAAASVSIALLFYFTLLRSADYRFLFFFPIAGRWTMTVVSSLYKPAKNEGLGYLFSKSAGIRELAIATSISCIIGFFLLGMRFVVPSVASIAASLMFAKNMSSRLGGINGDVLGASLVISEIVFLLTGDIMGVLW; encoded by the coding sequence ATGAAGCACTTATTGATGGCTATTATGTTTCTTATCAGGACACCGGTATATATTGACTTAAAACCGGAGGATGATGACTTTTCCAGGTGTACGGCCTTTTTCCCTCTGGTTGGCATAATACCAGGAGGTGTGGTTGCTGGCATAATATACCTGACAGAACCACTTGGCAGGGAGATTGCCGCTTTGCTTGCTCTTACAATGTATGTCTATCTTACACTGGGGTTTCATTTGGATGGTATGGCTGATTGTTTTGATGGCCTGGCCAGTGGTAAAAAAGAAGAAGCGCTTATGAATGTCATGAAAGATAGCAGAATTGGCACTTTTGCTGCTGCGTCTGTCTCTATAGCACTCCTTTTTTACTTTACCCTTTTAAGGTCTGCAGACTATAGGTTTCTGTTTTTTTTCCCAATAGCCGGCAGGTGGACAATGACTGTGGTTTCATCATTGTATAAACCCGCAAAGAATGAGGGACTCGGGTATCTCTTCAGCAAGAGTGCTGGCATAAGGGAATTGGCCATAGCAACATCTATATCATGTATAATTGGCTTTTTTCTGCTTGGCATGAGGTTTGTTGTACCATCTGTAGCCTCCATAGCGGCCTCATTGATGTTTGCAAAAAATATGTCGTCACGCCTTGGCGGGATCAACGGGGATGTGCTGGGAGCTTCCCTCGTGATTTCCGAGATAGTGTTCCTTCTGACAGGAGACATAATGGGGGTGTTGTGGTGA
- the cobU gene encoding bifunctional adenosylcobinamide kinase/adenosylcobinamide-phosphate guanylyltransferase, which translates to MAETILVTGGARSGKSRMAEQLASGFDAVTYIATSIPVDVEMRHRIDKHRQRRPDSWITVEKYRDLDRVIAGHSHSKAILLDCITVMVSNLMLDLNIDWDKASMSDFDRAEKEVMGEIGKLIDGIRCFEGRFIIVTNEVGMSLVPEYPLGRAFRDIAGFVNQRLAEISDTVYLMVSGIAVKIKG; encoded by the coding sequence ATGGCTGAAACAATACTGGTTACCGGAGGGGCAAGGTCGGGCAAGAGCCGCATGGCGGAACAACTGGCATCAGGTTTTGATGCGGTTACCTATATAGCCACATCCATTCCTGTGGATGTTGAGATGAGGCACAGGATAGATAAGCACAGGCAGAGAAGGCCCGACAGTTGGATTACTGTGGAAAAATACAGGGATCTGGACAGGGTGATAGCTGGACACAGCCACTCAAAGGCAATACTCTTAGACTGCATTACCGTCATGGTGAGTAATTTAATGCTGGACTTAAATATAGACTGGGATAAGGCGTCGATGTCCGACTTTGACAGGGCGGAGAAAGAGGTAATGGGGGAGATAGGCAAGCTTATAGATGGTATAAGGTGCTTTGAGGGCAGGTTTATCATCGTCACCAATGAGGTGGGTATGTCGCTTGTCCCTGAGTATCCACTGGGCAGGGCATTTCGCGATATCGCCGGCTTTGTAAACCAGAGACTTGCAGAGATCAGCGACACTGTATATCTTATGGTATCAGGTATAGCTGTCAAGATAAAGGGGTAA
- a CDS encoding pyridoxal phosphate-dependent aminotransferase → MQVHGGDIYGREGIVDFSSNINPLGIPDSAIPVLKNIDLLTCYPDEENRDITRNISEYMGVKCENVMVGNGLSEVIHIIIAGLGIKRPIIIGPTFDEYRLASLAHGASPTVYYLKEEHDFEPDKVDLNGLDYDAVFICNPNNPTGVLYDREVILDLIGQARGENAYVIVDEAFMEFCFERGYTMAEYISEYTGLIVLRAATKFFGMPGLRLGYAFSSEEVISKLKRVQPSWPLNAFASRIGPIFFDTNYINRTREWINEERPYMAWRLKRIKKIYTYPSCANFFMIRLDSITSTELKARMIEKGFLIRDLSNIPGLDTRFIRIAVKDRGLNEQLLIALEETLNG, encoded by the coding sequence ATGCAGGTGCATGGTGGTGATATTTATGGAAGGGAAGGCATTGTAGACTTTTCATCGAACATTAATCCACTGGGGATCCCTGATTCTGCGATACCGGTTTTAAAGAATATTGATTTGCTTACATGCTATCCTGATGAGGAGAACAGGGATATAACAAGGAATATTTCAGAATATATGGGGGTTAAATGTGAAAATGTCATGGTTGGGAACGGCCTTTCCGAGGTTATACACATTATAATAGCAGGGCTTGGTATAAAGAGGCCTATAATAATTGGCCCTACCTTTGACGAATACAGGTTGGCCTCTCTGGCCCATGGGGCCTCGCCCACAGTCTATTATCTCAAGGAGGAGCACGATTTTGAGCCAGACAAAGTAGACCTGAATGGCTTAGACTATGATGCGGTATTTATATGTAATCCCAATAACCCCACTGGTGTCCTGTATGATAGGGAAGTAATTTTGGACCTTATTGGCCAGGCCAGAGGGGAAAATGCCTATGTTATAGTAGATGAAGCCTTCATGGAGTTTTGCTTTGAGAGGGGCTACACGATGGCCGAATACATATCGGAATATACTGGTCTCATTGTTCTGAGGGCCGCCACTAAGTTTTTTGGAATGCCTGGGCTGAGGCTGGGGTACGCCTTTTCTTCGGAGGAAGTCATATCAAAACTTAAAAGAGTGCAGCCATCATGGCCATTAAATGCCTTTGCCTCAAGGATCGGACCCATTTTTTTCGATACCAATTATATTAACAGGACAAGGGAATGGATAAATGAAGAAAGACCATACATGGCATGGCGTCTAAAGAGGATAAAAAAGATATATACCTATCCATCCTGTGCCAACTTTTTTATGATAAGATTGGATTCTATTACCTCAACGGAACTCAAGGCAAGGATGATAGAAAAAGGATTTCTAATAAGAGACCTTTCCAACATACCTGGCCTTGATACGAGGTTTATAAGGATAGCTGTTAAGGACAGGGGGCTCAATGAACAATTATTAATTGCACTGGAGGAGACGTTAAATGGCTGA